A window of Kribbella sp. NBC_00382 genomic DNA:
TGGGGTGTGTCGGCGCCGATCAGTGCGACGCCTCGTTCATGTAGCCACGGGAGGCAGGACGCGTGCCAGCCGGCCTGGGTGATGTCGCCGGACGGACCGGACTCGTGGCGGGCTCGGCCGTAGCCGGTACGTAGGAGGACCGCATCGCCGGAGCCCACCCGTACGCCCTGGCGACGCTCGGCCTCCTCGAGATCCTCGGGGAAGACACCCTCACCCGGCTCCAGCCACGGCACGTCGCGGACCTGCGCGATGTCCAGCAGGACCCCACGCGTGATGATCCCGTTCGCCGCGGCCGTGACAGCGGCCCACGCCGATCCCGTCTCGGCGTCGACGAGCGAGTCCGGTCGCCCGTTGTACATCTTGCCGTCCCAGAAGAGGTGGCAGGGCGAGTCGAGGTGGGTGATCGTGTTGCCGTGGAAGAAGATGCCGAGTCGCTCGTTCGAGAACCCCCAGCGGCGGTCGGCGTGGAATGCGGCCGGCATGTGCTCGGCGCCCGGCATGTCGGCGGCGCACGGGCAGGCTGTCGTGGACCGTTCCATTTCCTCCGGTACTGCGACCTCCCACCCGCACGACACACTCCTGCCGTGGCGCACGGCCCGCGCCGCTGCCAGCCGCACGTCGTCGGTGATGAGGTTCAGCGTGCCGAGCTCGTCGTCGTCGCCCCAACGTCCCCAGTTCGACAGCGTCTCGAAGTACCCGAGCACCTCGTCCTGTGTCGGCATCGCTCGCTCTACCGTCATCCCAGTCCTCTCCGTGAACTGGCATGACACCACATCAATAGGCCATCAGGTCGCATTCGACAACGCACAACCGGCCTCGAAAACCGTGTGCAGGCAGGAGGAAGAGGCCTTTACTCTCCGGGTATGGACATTCGCGAGGAGCTTCCGGGTGATGGCCAGGTGGTGCGGGGCATCCACCTGCAGGCGTTCGGTGACCATGGTCTCGTCGTCGCTGACATGGTTGACGCCCTGCGGGACACCACCACGGCCGCGGGTCGGCTCTCGCTGGTCGCTGAGCAGGATGTGCAGGTTGTCGGGCATGTGATGTTCACCAGCGGCTTGCTCGATGCCGATCGGCGGCTGGTTGAGGTGTACGTGCTCAGTCCGTTGGCGGTGATGGCCGAGTTTCATCGGCGCGGTATCGGGGCGGCCTTGGTGCGGTACGGGCTGGGGATCCTCGCCGAGAAGGCGGTTCCGCTCGTCTGGCTGGAGGGCGATCCGCGGTACTACATGCGTTTCGGCTTCATGCCTGGTGATGGCCGGGGCTTCCGGAAGCCGTCCCTGCGTATCCCTGACGACGCCTTCCAGGTCATCACGCTCCCGGCGTACGAGCCATGGATGACTGGGACGCTCGTCTATCCGGATGCGTTCTGGCGGTATGACGCAGTCGGTCTGCGCAGCCCTGAGGCCGAGGCGAGGAATAGTCCAGCGGTGACGCAAGCCGCAGCCGACCCGAGGACCAGCGGGCGGTAGCCGATGAGCGAAGCCAGGACGGCTGCGCCGAGTGGGGCTGTTGCGCGGCTGATGGTGGTGGGCGTGCCGAGGATGCCGGCGATGGTGGCGTAGCCCTGGTCGCCGTAGCGATCGAGCAGGATGGCCGGGGTGGCGATCGAGGCGACGCCGAAGCCGAGGCCGAACAGGACCAGGCTGACGGCGGCGCCGATGACGGTCCTGCCGATGAAGGGAAGCAAGGCGATGGCAACGCCTTGCAGGGTGATGATGGCGGCGGCGACGAGTGTGATGGGTAGCCATCGCCTGGCCACCGTCGTGATGATGCGGCCGGTGACCGACAGGAGTCCGAGCAGGCCGGTGAGGGTCGCGGCGACGGTCGGGGAGTGGCCGAGCTGGGTCAGGTACGTGACCAGGTGGACTGCCATGACGGCGAGGGCTGCGCTGTGCAGGATGAAGGCGCAGGCGATCAGCCAGAACCCGGCGTCGCGCAGTACCCGGGCAGGCGACCTGGGTACGTGGTGGGCAGCGGGTACTACTGGGCGGGTGTGGCGGAGCCCCACAGCGTGCAGCGGCACGGTGATCGCGGCGACGACGACGGCCAGGACGATCAAGGCGTGGCGCCATCCGTAGGCGTGGATGAGTTGGCCGGTGAGCGGGATGAAGATCGAGCTGGCGAAGCCAGCCACGAGGGTGATGCCCAGGAGAGCGCTGGCGCGCTTCGTAGGTGCGGTGACGGCAACGATGATGGCGAAGGCCGGTTGGTAGAGGACCATCGCCGAGGCGGCGCCGATCGCCACGAATACGGCGTACAGGTGAGCTGCAGTCTGTACCTGAGACCACGCCAGTACTGCGACGGTCGCCAGAAGCGAGCCGGTCGTCATGACGCCGTGGCCGCCGTGGGTGTCGAGCCAGCGGCCGACTGGGATTGCCATGGCCGCGCTGACGAGTACGGCGGTGGTGAGCGCTCCGGTGGCTGTGGTGGTGGAGATCCGGAGGTCATGGCTCATCGGGGCGAGGAGTGCGCTGAAGGCGTAGTACAGGACGCCGTATCCGATGGTGGTGGTGATGGCGAGGGCGGCGACGACACCGCGTTGCTGACCGTCGCGGCGATCGCCGATCACTGAGTCGGTGGCGATCGCCGCAGCGGTGCGGTTCATCAGTTGCAGCAGCTCGACTGGGTTGTTGTTGGTGCGTTGTCGATGACGGTCAGGAGGCCGCCGCTGATGCCCGTGGCCAGGCCACGGGCGGTCGGCGGCGCGGAGATTTCGACGGGTTCTGGTGACGGGCCGCAGCAGCCGCCGGCGGTGTCTGCGCTGGTGTCGCCGTAGGCGAGGTTGGAGGAGCAGACGCCGGTTTCGGGGAGGTCTAGTTGGACGTCTCGGGCTTCTTGCCAGTCGCCGGCCAGGGCGGCGACGACCGAGCGGGCCTGTTCGTAGCCGGTGGCCAGGAGGAAGGTCGGGGCTCGCCCGTACGACTTGGCGCCGATGGCGTAGTAGCCGGGCTCGGGGTGGGTTAGCTCGTCTACACCGTGGGGCGGGACGGTGCCGCAGGAGTGCTGGTTGGGGTCGATGAGCGGGGCCAGGGCTCGGGTGGATCCCATGATCGAGTCCAGGTCCAGGCGCAGTTCGCTGACCATGTCGTGGTCGGGGCGGAAGCCGGTGGAGTTGACGACCGTGTCGGCGATGACGCGTTGCGTGCCGGCGGTTAGCTCGATCCGCCCGTCGGTCGTGTGGGAGGCGGCTTCGGTGCGGAAGTTGCTGACGAGTTCGACTCGTCCGGATTGGACGAGCTTCTTCAGGCGGCTGCCGAGGGCGCCGCGGGCGGGGAGTTCGTCAGCTTCGCCGCCTCCATAGGTACGGGCTTGATCGGAACCGCGGACTACCCAGACGATCTCGGTGCCGGGTACTTGCTCGGCCAGTTCGCCGAGGTCGAGGAGCGTTGTGGAGGCCGAGTGGCCGGCGCCGACTACCGCAGTACGGCGTCCTGCGAAGCGGTCACGGTCGCGGCCGAGTACGTCGGGCAGGGCGTGAACGATGCTGTCTGCAACTAATGCTTCGCCGCGGGCGGGGATGCCGGATCCGCCGAGTACGTTCGGGCGGCGCCAGGTGCCGGTCGCGTCGATCACGGCGGAGGCGAGGATCTCGGTACCGTCGGCCAGGCGGATCAGGAACGGTGCAAGTTCTCGGCCCGCAGTACGGACGCGGTCGAAGCCGACTCGCGTCACCGCGGAGACCTCGGCGTTGTAGCGGATCCGGTCGGTCAGCTCGGGCGTCTTGGTCAGCGGTGCGAGGTAGGAGTCGATGAGGTCGCCGCCGGTGGGGAGTTTCCCGAGGTCGGGCTCGATCCAGCCGGACTGGGAGAGCAGGCGTCGGGCGGCGCTGTCGAGGTCGTAGCGCCAGGGGCTGAACAGCTTCACGTGCCGCCATTCCTCGATCGCGGCGGCGACGCCGGGGCCGGACTCCAGTACGAGGAAGTCCAGGCCGCGCTCGGCCAAGTGGGCGGCGGCGGCCAGGCCGACCGGTCCCGCACCGATGACCACAACCGGTCCCATCGATCCTGCCGGTGCCGCCGTTCCCGCGGATCCTGCCGGTGCCGCACCGGCGGCGGTGTTCTGCTCGCTCACGATCGAACTCCTCAGGTCTATCTCGACATTCATCTAATCAGTGGTGAGCCACAGCTTGCCTCTTGATTCGATAGGAGTCAAGATAGACGCATGTCGAAACAAAAGGACGTCGGATGCTGTACGCCGATCTCCGAAGCTGCCCTTGATTCCGCCGGAGCGACCGAGGGTGCGGCGGTCTTCAAGGCGCTGGCCGATCCGATCCGGCTCCGGCTGATGTCGATGATCGCGTCCGCCGACGGCGAGATCTGCGTCTGCGACCTGACCGGCCAGTTCGACGTGAGCGGTCCGACCATCTCCCACCACCTTCGGGTGCTCCGTGAGGCCGGGCTCGTGGATTGCGAACGGCGCGGCACCTGGGTCTACTACTGGCCGATGCGCGAACGACTGCAATGGGTCTCCGCTCTGCTTGCTACGCCGGCCAAGGTTCACGCCTGAGTCAGTTGACTCCGATGGATTAGCTCAGCAATCATTGAGTCAATGAACACTGAGCGATCGACTCTGATCGAGCGAGCCCGAGTCCATGCCGCGCTCGGCGATCCGGCGCGCCTGGCGATCGTCGACACCCTGGTCGCCGGTGACGCCGCACCCGGCGAGCTGAGCGCAGTACTGGACCTGCCGACGAACCTCATCGCCCATCACTTGAAGGTGCTCGAGGAGGCCGGCCTCGTCGCCCGCTCCCGGTCCGAAGGCGACCGCCGCCGTACGTACGTCCGGCTGGTGACCGAGGTGCTCGAGTCGGTGATGACGCCGACCCTGACGACGGCGCCACGCGTCGTATTCGTCTGTACGGCTAACTCCGCACGCTCGCAGTTGGCCGCGTCGATCTGGTCGCGGCGCAGCCACATCCCTGCCCTATCGGCCGGTACTCAGCCAGCGGCCAAGCCGCATCCCCGAGCCGTAAGCGTCGCCCGCAAGCACGGCCTCGACCCGGCCGGTTGGCGCACGGCTCATGTACGTGACGTGGTCGAGCGGGACGACCTGGTCATTGCTGTCTGCGACATCGCCTACGAGTATCTTCCCGCCGAGTCCCGGCCGCGCCTGCACTGGGCCGTGCCCGATCCCGCGGCGGTCGACACCGACGCGGCGTTCGAGGCCGCCTATGCCGAGCTCGCCGACCGCATCGACCGGTTGGCGCCCGTTCTTACGCCCACCGAAGTACCCAGGAGTCGACCGTGAGGCACCATCGAGAAGACCTGTCCGCTCCGGCCGTGGGTAGCCGGTGAGCGGCGCTGCGCCGTTGTGGCGGCGAGCGGTGGCCGAGGCAGTCGGTACTGGGCTACTGGTGACTGTCGTTGTCGGGTCCGGCATCGCGGCGTCGGCCTTGTCTCCGAGTGACGTCGGCTTGCAGTTGCTGGAGAACTCCTTTGCGACGGCACTCGGGCTCGCTGTGCTGATCCTGATGCTCGGGCCGGTGTCCGGTGCGCACCTCAACCCTGTTGTCTCGGCCGTCGACTGGTGGCTCGGGCGCCGTACCGGCAAGGGCCTGACTCCGCGCGAGCTCACCGCCTACGTCCCCGCGCAGGTCGTCGGGGCGGTCGCGGGAGCCGTACTGGCTAATTTGATGTACGCCAAGGCTGCGGTGTCTTGGGCGACGACAGATCGCAGTACCGGGCATCTGTGGCTTGGCGAGGTGGTTGCGACTGCGGGACTCGTCGTACTGATCTTCGCTCTCGGCTGGTCGGGGCGAGCTGCCGTTGCGCCCGCCGCTGTCGGTGCGTACATCGGAGCGGCGTACTGGTTCACTTCGTCGACCTCGTTCGCCAACCCGGCTGTGAGTATCGGGCGAGCGTTCAGTGACACCTTTGCCGGGATCGCGCCTGGATCCGTGCCGGGATTCATCGTCGCGCAACTCTTCGGGGCCGTGGTCGGCGTTGGTCTTCTTGCCGTGCTGTATCCCGATGCCGGCCAGGCCGCCGACACGATCGTCACCCCACACGCCGACACCACCGGAGCCACCACGTGAGTAAGCCTGTCGTCTTGTTCGTCTGCGTCCACAACGCCGGTCGGTCTCAGATGGCCGCTGGATGGCTTCGATCGCTTGCAGGGGATGCGGTTGAGGTTCGATCGGCCGGATCCGAGCCGCGCGATCAGATCAACCCGGTCGCCGTTGAGGCGATGCGCGAGGTCGGCATCGACATCACCGGGGCGGTACCGCAACTGCTCGAAACCGAGACGGTCCGTGGAAGCGACGTCGTCATCACCATGGGCTGCGGCGACGCCTGCCCGATCTTTCCCGGCAAGCGGTATGAAGACTGGGAACTCACCGATCCGGCCGGTCAGCCGATCGAGGTCGTCCGCGAGGTTCGCGACGACATCCGCGGTCGGGTCGAGAAGCTCATCGGAGAACTCTCTAGAGCCTGACCTCGCCACCAGGACGCAGGGTGGATTCCGAGCGATGATGGCTGCATGACCGCTGCAGACCAGACAGTCCCGCCGGGCGAATCGGTGTGCTGGTGCTGTGGCGGCGAATTCGGAAGCCGTGACATCTTGCGGCTCGGTCAGCATCCGGAGGTGGGTGTCTGTCTCCAGTGCGCCCGCTTTCTGCAGCGGCGAGCTGTCGAACGCGAGGACGAGCTCCATCCGTCGCCGGGCGCGCGGGCCCGGGCGGTCGTACGTCGAGGGCGTGACTTGGTGATCAGCCACGGGTGGCAGCAGCGGCCGATCATCGGGCAACTACTACGCCGAATCGACCGGTATCTGCCCTAGCGGATCTTTGGGTTGATGGCGTTGCGGAGTTGGTCCACGGTTGGTACCGAGTCGTTGGGCTGCCTTGATCACTCAGAGCACGGTGACGGTTTCTGGCGGATAGAGCCGGTGGCCGCCCGGGGGTGCGGTCGGGCTCGGACAGTAGGCCGCGGCGTTCGTAGTACCGGAGGGTTTGTTGGTTGACGCCGGCGGCTTCGGCGACCTGGCCGGTACGCAGCCATGAGCCGGTCATGTCGGTAGTCCTGCCGCTTTGGCTGCTCTCGCGGCCAGTGCATCCAGTACGTCGACGTGGGCCGGCGGGACTGTCACCTGGAGCCGTACCGTCCGGGCGGAGTCCGGTGTGAAGGTGAAGCGGAAGAAGGAACAGCAGCTCGTCTCGCGGGCGGTCAGGTCGCGTGCTGTTGCTTCGGCGGCGGCGTCGAGGGTGAGTTCCAGTACGGTCGGCGCCCGACGCTCCAGCCCACGCAAGCCGTCGGCGAACAGCTTGTCGAACTCCGCGATGCGGAGGGGCTGCTCAGCGGTCGGGAGCGTGCAGGCCGCTGGAGCCCAGTCCCCACCGGCCCCGACATTCAGCGTCGTCATGTTTCGACGGTAAACCTGTACCTGGGTACTGAATGCAAGTCTTCAGGCGGGCCAGTCGTTGGCGGGGAGGAGGTCGTGGAGGGGGAGTGTTCGGTTCGGGCCCAGAACTACGTCGGTGTCCAGGTTCGAGGGGTCGATCTGGCGGATGAATTCTCGGCAGCGGCCGCACGGTGGTACGGCGTGGATGCCGTCGTCGCCTCGCCAGACGGCGACGATCTTTGCGATCTTGTACTCGCGGGCGGTCACCATGGCTGCGATGGCAGCGTGCTCGGCGCAGAAGCCTGTGCCAGGGTTCGGTGGCGCACTTCTTCGTGAACCGGGACTGGTACAGCTTCGACCTCGGCGAGTTCGAGTAGGTTCGGCGCATGGGTATCGATGTCTGGGAGTTTTACGAGCAGTACGCGGAAGAGGACAGGTCTTCGCTGAACGAGCGCGATCGCCAGGTACTCGCGATCTGTGATTTCCGTCAGGAGGTCAACTCGGGCGGATTCGACTCCTATTTCCGGTACTGGGGTGGAGACACGGCGTTGACCGCGGTAGCCGGGCTGCCGCGGCTGCTCGGATCCGGATGGGCCGACCTTCTGGGCGAGGCTGTGGCGCTGTTCGGCGTCCCCTATTCGCTGGACGCCGACGACCGGGCCGAGAAGATCGACGACAACTCCCTCGACGCGACGTTCAGTGACCTCGACAAGCGTTTCTACAAACTGGAAGCCACCGCCGGCGCCGACGCAAAACTCACCGAAGCCATCGGCGCAAACCGAGGCTGAGGCACTACTACCAGTCCGAGCCGACGCCGTGGCAGGTGACTCCATGGCGTCGGCACGCGTCAGCCAATTGCTGGTCGGCGATTTCCAGGTCGGTGCGGTTGAGGAGCATGAGCTCGGCGAAATGACGGAAGCCGCTTGGCTTTGGGTCAGTTCGCGAATCGACCAGGAGGTAGGGGAACGGGCCGCCGGTCTTCGGGCCCATGGACCACATGACGTGGCGCGGCCCGCGCTCGAACAAGACGTGCCGGAGGTCTGACCATGGCACCGAGTCCCTGACCTTGCCTCGGTACATCCAGACAAGTGCGTCGTCGCGGTCGAGCAGGCGGCTGGTGGAGCAGGTTCGGGCCCACCACGTCGCGCGGAAGGCGCCGGCCAGTACGAACGCCAGGCCGACGAGAATCAAGCCTCGATCTGCGAGGCTGACGCCGCCTCCGAGGAACACGAGTCCGGCTGACCCCGGCAACACAGCACCCTTCCAAGCGCCGTACGGAGTTGCCGCAACAAGCACCGCTCCGGTTCCGTCGCTTGTCCCGTTGTCACCCACGAGAGCAAGCGTTCACTATGCTCGCCCGTCATGCGTGACTGGGATCAGTTCCTCGAGCAAACGCCTTGGTTCCTTCAGCCCGGGGATGAGGCGGTGGTTGGTGCAGAGCAGCCGTGGAGTCGAGCAGCGGTCGAGGGACTGCCTCAACTCACAGGCCTGCTGAGCTCGGCGACCGTCACGGCGGTTTCGATCTCCGGTACGGCGTACGAACTGCTCGCGTGGGGACCGCCAGGCGATCGGCGCGGCTGGCTCGGGTACCCACCTTTGGACGCAGACGTCGACGTGCACCCCACCCACAGGAGTTTCTGGCACGTCTCCGGCGGACTAGTCGAGCGCTTCGGAGAACCCGCCACCTGGTGGATGAATCAAGACGAGATCCTCACCCCGACCGTCGCGCAGACATCCGTCGCGGACGTCCTCGCCGACTACTCATGGCTCTGGGAAGACGACGGCCTGACACTCCCCATCCAGCCCAACGAGTACTACGCAGTCGCGGTCGAGGCCAATGGGAACCTCACCCTCGCTCACCGGCGTACCGGCGAACTACTGCTCTTCGCCCCGGACCACGCATTCACCGGAGCTACACCTCTGACTGGCTGTCCGCCCTACTCCCTGCTCACCTTCGACCAGCTGCCCGATCTGGCCGCCTGGATCGAAGACTGCGCAGCTGGCTGGCGATATGCCTGAAAAACAAGGAACCTGAGGCCCTGCTCACTCGCCGACGAGGCCGTCGATCGATTCCCGGATGAGGTCGGCGTGGCCGTTGTGGCGGGCGTATTCCTCGATCATGTGAACCAGGATCCAGCGGGCACTGACGGTACGGCCGTCCGGCAGGCTGCGCCGCGCCGGCTGATCCAAGACGGCCTCCGCGACAGTCGCGGCGAGTAGATCGCGGGAGCGCGATACCGCGTCCTGCCAGAGGGCGTGGAGTTCTTCAGGAGAGTCCTGGGCGGCTGTGGTCCACTCCCAGTCCGGGTCCGCATCCCAGTACTCGTCTCGCCAGATCGGCTGTCGGTCGTTCCCACACATGCGATGAGAGAACCAGTGGTCCTCGTAGTACGCCAGGTGCTTGAGCATCCCACCCAACGTCATCGTCGACACGCCCACAGTCTTCTGCAGACCAGCCGCGTCCAGCCCGGAGCACTTCCACGCAAACGTCGCCCGCTGATACTCCAAAAACCCCACCAGAGTCTCAACCTCACTACCTGCAAGGGGAGGCTCCGGGCGCCTTTCCTCATCCACAACAGTCATGGACAGGAGTTTATGGTCGCTGACTCCAAGCCAGCTGGACTAAATTCCGCGGCGGTAGGTCAGGTGTCGAGGGGGTTGGTGGTCATTCGGGTGGCGAGGTTGGAGGCTACTGCTCGGGCGGGGGTGCTGGTGGGTTTGCGGGTGGCTTGGGATTGGAAGCAGGTCAGGAACTCGTCGACCAGGTCCAGGCGGGGGTACTGGGCCAGGACTTCGGCGCGGAAGGCCGGGGTGAAGTCGTCGGCATTCTTGCCGGCGATGTCCAGGCCGGCTGCTCGGGAGATGAGGTGGCCTTCGGGGTCGGTGGTTGCGTCGACCTCGGGCCACATGTGGCGGACGATGACTTCGGCCAGGCGGTCGCGGCGGGCGGGGGGCCAGCCGGCGCCGGCGGCGAAGACTCGGGCGATGTGGCCGCCGGCCTCTTCGAAGGAGAGGGTGTGGTTGTCGAACTCCGGTACCAGGCTGATGTCGTGGAACATGGCGGCCACGAACAGCAGCTCCGCGTCGTACTCGATGTCATGCTCACCGGCGTACGCCGCCGCCCACACCCATACCCGCAGCGAGTGGCTCTGCAGGGCCGGCGACTGGTACGCCGAGGCGAGCTCGAGGGCCGCCGTCGAGGCAGTCGTAGCGGGAACAGCGAGGTCATTCAAAACGATCATGCTTCGACGGTACGGCGGAAAAGGCCTGCGTCACTGGTCCATTTCGAGAACACGATCATGGGCCATTCACCAAAGAAGCGGCCCACGATCTCGACCAGGAAGTGGCCCACGGACTGTGGGCTGAGAGTGAGTACGGTCGAAAGTAGAACCAGTACCAACGACAAACTGCGAGGACGATCATGCGTGCCATCACTGTCCGGGATCGCGAGGCCGGCATCGGCTCACTGGCCCTGACCGAGCTGCCCTACCCCCACGCCGCCGAGAACGACGTCATCGTGCAGGTCCACGCCGCCGGCTTCACCCGCGGAGAGCTGGACTGGCCGGGTACCTGGACCGACCGCACCGGCCGTGACCGCACCCCGACCGTCCCCGGCCATGAGCTGTCCGGCGTGGTCGTCGAGCTCGGCTACGGCACCACCGGTCTCACCGTTGGGCAGCGCGTCTTCGGCCTGGCCGACTGGCTCCGCGACGGTTCGCTGGCGGAGTACACGGCCGTCGAAGCCCGCAACCTGGCTCCGCTCCCCTCCGACATCGACCACGTCGACGCGGCCGCGCTGGTGATCTCCGGCCTGACGGCTTGGCAGGCCCTGTTCGACCACGCCCAGCTGAAGCCTGGCCAGACCGTACTCATCGACGGCGTCGGCGGTGCCGTCGGGGCAATCGCCGTCCAGCTGGCTCACGAGGCAGGCGCCCAGGTCATCGGTACCGGCCGAGCGGCCGACGAGGATCGGGCCAAGGAGTTGGGCGTCCACAAGTTCGTCACCGTCGAAGAGCTGAAGGGCGCCGGCGAGGTCGATGTCGTACTGGACGTGATCGGCGGCGAGATCCGCGACAGCGCCACAGCGCTGGTACGACCCGGTGGCACCCTCGTCACCATCGCCGACCCGCCAGCCGTCCACCCCACCAACGGTCGCGCCATCTTCTTCGTCGTCGAGCCGAACCGCGACCAGCTGATCCAGTTGGCCGCCCGGCTCCGCGACGGCAGCCTGAAGCCGCTCGTCAACAACATCCGCACCCTCGCCGAAGCCCCCGAAGCCTTCGCTCCCACCCTCCGCGGCCGGACGATCATCAAGGTCACCGAGGACTGAAACCCGTCGGCTGAGACACTTGCCGGACGGCCGGCGAGTAGTGGAGGCGATCGGATGACCCGTGCGGTGCTTGCCCTGGGCTCCAATTTGGGCGACCAGGAAGCCAACCTGCGCAAGGCGTTGGACGGGCTCGACGGCTATCTGGTCAAGGTCTCCGGGAGCTACTGGACGCCGCCATGGGGAGATCCGGATCAGCCGGAGTACTTGAACGCCGTCGCCTTGGTTGACGGTGATGTGTCCGCCGACGGCTGGCTCGAACTGGCCCACGAACTCGAGCAATCCGGCGGGCGCGTTCGGGACCCGGTACGCCGGTACGCCCCACGCACCCTGGATGTCGACGTCATCGCGGTGTGGGACGGCGACGAGCAACTAACCCAGGACGACCCGGTACTGACCCTGCCGCACCCCCGTGCGCACCTGCGAGCATTCGTCCTGGTCCCACTCGCCGAGATCGCACCAGACATCGACCTCGCCGGCCACGGCCCCATCAGCCAGCTGCTGACCACGGACGAGGTCGCCGCCGACGTACCAACAGTCCGCCCCGGCCCACCACTCCGCTAACCGCCCGCACCGGCCGCCCGCACCGGCCGCGCGGAGCCGCCGTCAGCTCCGCAGCGTGAGGACTTCGGCGCCGTCGGCGGTGATGGCGATCGTGTGCTCGCTGTGCGCCGTCCGGCAGCCGGTCGCGCTTCGCAGAGTCCAGCCGTCCTCATCGGTGACAAGCTCGGCCGTGTCCTCCATCACCCAAGGCTCCAGCGCAAG
This region includes:
- a CDS encoding NADP-dependent oxidoreductase gives rise to the protein MRAITVRDREAGIGSLALTELPYPHAAENDVIVQVHAAGFTRGELDWPGTWTDRTGRDRTPTVPGHELSGVVVELGYGTTGLTVGQRVFGLADWLRDGSLAEYTAVEARNLAPLPSDIDHVDAAALVISGLTAWQALFDHAQLKPGQTVLIDGVGGAVGAIAVQLAHEAGAQVIGTGRAADEDRAKELGVHKFVTVEELKGAGEVDVVLDVIGGEIRDSATALVRPGGTLVTIADPPAVHPTNGRAIFFVVEPNRDQLIQLAARLRDGSLKPLVNNIRTLAEAPEAFAPTLRGRTIIKVTED
- the folK gene encoding 2-amino-4-hydroxy-6-hydroxymethyldihydropteridine diphosphokinase — translated: MTRAVLALGSNLGDQEANLRKALDGLDGYLVKVSGSYWTPPWGDPDQPEYLNAVALVDGDVSADGWLELAHELEQSGGRVRDPVRRYAPRTLDVDVIAVWDGDEQLTQDDPVLTLPHPRAHLRAFVLVPLAEIAPDIDLAGHGPISQLLTTDEVAADVPTVRPGPPLR